One Microbacterium sp. No. 7 genomic window carries:
- the recR gene encoding recombination mediator RecR: MYDGIVQDLIDEFGRLPGIGPKSAQRITFHILQTPTFDVSRLAQLLGELRERVRFCDVCGNVSEQQRCAICRDPRRDETLICVVEDAKDVAAIERTREFRGLYHVLGGAISPIAGIGPDDLRIAQLLQRLADGTVQEVILATNPNLEGEATATYLTRMLRTLEISVTRLASGLPVGGDLEYADEVTLGRAFEGRRRV, encoded by the coding sequence ATGTACGACGGCATCGTCCAGGATCTCATCGACGAGTTCGGCCGGCTTCCGGGCATCGGCCCGAAGTCGGCGCAGCGGATCACCTTCCACATCCTGCAGACCCCCACGTTCGACGTGTCGCGCCTTGCCCAGCTGCTCGGCGAGCTGCGCGAGCGCGTGCGGTTCTGCGACGTGTGCGGCAACGTCTCCGAGCAGCAGCGCTGCGCCATCTGTCGCGACCCGCGACGCGACGAGACGCTCATCTGCGTCGTCGAGGACGCCAAGGACGTCGCCGCGATCGAGCGCACCCGCGAGTTCCGCGGGCTCTACCACGTGCTGGGCGGCGCGATCAGCCCGATCGCCGGCATCGGGCCCGACGACCTGCGCATCGCACAGCTGCTGCAGCGCCTGGCCGACGGCACGGTGCAGGAGGTCATCCTCGCGACCAACCCCAATCTGGAGGGCGAGGCGACCGCGACGTATCTCACGCGCATGCTGCGCACGCTGGAGATCAGCGTGACGCGCCTCGCCTCGGGCCTGCCCGTGGGCGGCGACCTGGAGTACGCCGACGAGGTGACGCTCGGCCGCGCCTTCGAGGGACGCCGCCGGGTGTGA